Proteins co-encoded in one Astyanax mexicanus isolate ESR-SI-001 chromosome 1, AstMex3_surface, whole genome shotgun sequence genomic window:
- the LOC103027150 gene encoding CARD- and ANK-domain containing inflammasome adapter protein — MGSTKFTNPYALEVIRTKEKELVGGISNTEDLLDLLVANGVLLPESRVLVSSIAARDEKNSRMLSILVSRGERACRIFFYPCLKSAEPDLYQSVKTYVSGLNQNIKDTRRQLIGYLLEKDCKGSKIKKKINTDHSNETLNHESKRAEEPVSSEGLEKNSTKLTSKDILKAVSTGDLSLLQALLKETVISDRNSSSDTLLHIAADHGQVAVINFLLRKGAKLDIRDHQGRTALHRAAEAGHMAASMALVRAGADIHAKDQASKTPQHLAAQNGHINTVKSLIAEEAKSCKNQTTFLHMAAMEDDPVLADILLKNGASADAQDSQRKTPLFYAISCGHEKTAAVLLQAGAQVNSAIIEAAFDLNRESVLSLLLRNIKNRMSQNELKTILFKAVKRNLDGVVAALIEIGIDVNVRDELGYTPLLLATELRNVEVFKMLVSKKAHLDKKLPNQTSALHLAIQSGSMQITQILLDKGMDPNITGPKDQTPLHLSALYNQPTLMALLLRKGAQVDAVTQDGLTALHLASQCGHTEAVAQLLEGKADVHAWDRQSRTALHCAAAQGEAGVIKLLLYAGADANAAEKEKKTPLHLAATAGHAEATSTLLAGKANGAAKDMDGCSALHYAAGNGHESVAATLLTSGKNKNVDDRNVWRRTPLHLAAEHGQDILVDLLLEKQAKINAMDNNKDTPLHSACRGGHVDTVQRLVNWTQGQRANLHATNNVKKTALQVAESEDSPNHQSIATLLKKKMFIIK; from the exons ATGGGATCAACCAAGTTCACAAATCCTTATGCTCTTGAAGTGATCCGGACAAAGGAGAAAGAGCTAGTTGGTGGCATCTCCAACACTGAAGACTTATTGGATCTTCTCGTTGCTAATGGAGTCCTTCTACCTGAGAGCAGGGTTCTGGTGTCCAGTATCGCAGCACGAGACGAGAAGAACTCCAGAATGCTCAGCATTCTGGTCTCGCGAGGAGAACGAGCATGCCGGATCTTCTTTTACCCCTGCCTGAAGAGTGCCGAACCTGACCTGTATCAGAGCGTGAAGACATATGTAAGTGGACTAAATCAAAACATTAAGGACACACGAAGGCAGCTGATCGGGTATCTTCTAGAGAAAGATTGTAAggggagtaaaataaaaaagaaaataaacacagacCATTCTAATGAGACTTTAAATCATGAATCAAAAAGGGCTGAGGAACCTGTCTCTTCAGAAGGATTAGAGAAGAACTCTACTAAACTCACCTCAAAAGATATACTGAAAGCAGTGTCTACTGGTGACCTATCCCTGCTACAGGCACTTCTAAAAGAAACTGTTATCAGTGACAGAAACTCATCAAGTGATACTCTCCTACACATTGCTGCAGATCATGGTCAAGTGGCGGTTATAAATTTTTTGCTCCGTAAGGGAGCAAAACTGGATATAAGGGACCACCAAGGTCGCACTGCCCTACATAGGGCTGCAGAGGCTGGCCACATGGCTGCCTCCATGGCTCTTGTTAGGGCTGGAGCAGATATCCACGCCAAGGACCAGGCCTCCAAAACGCCCCAACATTTAGCTGCACAAAATGGTCATATAAATACTGTCAAATCACTGATAGCGGAGGAAGCAAAAAGCTGCAAAAATCAGACTACATTCCTGCACATGGCTGCAATGGAAGATGACCCGGTACTGGCCGACATTTTGCTGAAGAACGGCGCATCAGCAGACGCTCAAGACAGCCAAAGGAAGACACCCTTGTTTTATGCCATAAGCTGCGGGCACGAGAAAACAGCTGCTGTGCTGCTTCAGGCTGGTGCACAGGTTAATTCTGCAATCATCGAGGCAGCGTTTGACTTAAATAGGGAGTCTGTGCTGTCTCTGCTTTTGAGAAACATCAAGAACAGAATGTCTCAAAATGAGCTAAAGACTATTCTGTTTAAAGCAGTAAAGAGAAATTTGGATGGGGTTGTGGCTGCCCTCATTGAAATCGGAATAGATGTAAATGTGCGCGATGAACTGGGCTACACACCACTGCTTCTGGCCACAGAGCTGAGGAATGTGGAAGTGTTCAAAATGCTGGTCTCTAAAAAAGCCCACTTGGATAAGAAGCTACCTAACCAGACGTCTGCTCTTCATTTGGCTATCCAGAGTGGGAGTATGCAGATAACACAG ATATTACTGGACAAGGGTATGGACCCCAACATAACCGGCCCCAAAGACCAGACACCTCTGCATCTTAGTGCCCTGTACAACCAGCCTACTCTGATGGCTCTGCTGCTCCGCAAAGGAGCTCAAGTCGACGCTGTCACTCAAGATGGCCTGACTGCCCTTCATCTTGCCAGCCAGTGTGGGCACACAGAGGCAGTGGCCCAGCTGTTGGAGGGAAAAGCTGACGTGCACGCTTGGGACCGACAGAGCAGGACAGCCCTACACTGTGCAGCTGCTCAAGGTGAGGCAGGTGTCATAAAACTACTCCTCTATGCCGGAGCCGATGCCAACGCTGctgagaaggagaagaagactCCATTACACCTAGCAGCAACAGCAGGGCACGCTGAGGCCACCTCCACCCTGCTGGCTGGGAAGGCTAATGGTGCAGCTAAAGATATGGATGGCTGTTCGGCCCTGCATTACGCTGCTGGTAATGGGCATGAAAGTGTAGCTGCCACTCTCCTCACCTCTGGGAAGAATAAAAACGTGGATGATAGAAACGTGTGGAGGAGGACTCCTCTACATTTGGCAGCAGAGCACGGGCAAGACATCCTGGTGGATTTGCTACTGGAAAAACAAGCCAAGATCAATGCCATGGACAACAATAAAGACACGCCACTGCATTCTGCATGTCGTGGAGGGCACGTAGACACAGTGCAGAGATTAGTAAACTGGACTCAGGGGCAGAGAGCAAACCTGCATGCCACTAACAACGTGAAGAAAACAGCCCTAC
- the jun gene encoding transcription factor AP-1 has translation MSTKMETTFYDDSLSAAFSQHDAAAFGYNAKVLKHSMTLNLTDPAGTLKPHLRAKASDLLTSPDVGLLKLASPELERLIIQSSNGLITTTPTPTQFLCPKNVTDEQEGFAEGFVRALAELHHQHMPGTSAPPQTSTTVNSSMAAAPAAAAYSSAPPRADPPVYADLSTFNPAISSSAAPGFPAVSYTTTAPQPLAPPPQQQQAPQPLPVQHPRLQALKEEPQTVPEMPGETPPLSPIDMESQERIKAERKRMRNRIAASKCRKRKLERISRLEDKVKTLKSQNSELASTANMLREQVAQLKQKVMNHVNSGCQLMLTQQLQTF, from the coding sequence ATGTCGACCAAGATGGAAACTACTTTCTACGACGACTCGCTGAGCGCAGCCTTTTCGCAGCACGACGCCGCCGCTTTCGGATACAACGCCAAGGTGCTGAAGCACAGCATGACGCTCAACCTCACCGACCCGGCCGGCACGCTCAAGCCGCACCTGCGGGCCAAGGCCAGCGACCTCCTCACGTCGCCGGACGTGGGCTTGCTTAAGCTGGCCTCTCCGGAGCTCGAGCGGCTCATCATCCAGTCCAGCAACGGGCTCATCACCACCACGCCCACGCCCACCCAGTTCCTGTGCCCCAAGAATGTCACGGACGAGCAGGAGGGCTTCGCGGAGGGCTTCGTGCGGGCCCTGGCCGAGCTGCACCACCAGCACATGCCCGGGACCTCGGCGCCCCCTCAGACCAGCACCACGGTCAACAGCTCCATGGCGGCGGCCCCGGCCGCGGCAGCCTACAGCTCGGCCCCGCCGCGCGCCGACCCGCCGGTCTACGCGGACCTGAGCACCTTTAACCCTGCCATCAGCAGCAGCGCGGCCCCGGGCTTCCCTGCCGTCAGCTACACCACCACGGCGCCTCAGCCCCTGGCGCCTCCACCACAACAGCAACAGGCGCCACAGCCGCTCCCCGTCCAGCACCCGCGGCTACAGGCACTCAAGGAGGAGCCGCAGACGGTGCCCGAGATGCCCGGGGAGACCCCGCCGCTGTCGCCCATCGACATGGAGAGCCAGGAGCGCATCAAGGCCGAGCGCAAGCGCATGCGTAACCGCATCGCCGCGTCCAAGTGCCGCAAGAGGAAGCTGGAGCGCATCTCACGCCTGGAGGACAAGGTGAAGACGCTCAAGTCTCAGAACTCCGAGCTCGCGTCTACGGCCAACATGCTGCGCGAGCAGGTGGCCCAGCTCAAGCAGAAAGTCATGAACCACGTGAACAGCGGCTGCCAGCTGATGTTGACGCAGCAGCTGCAGACCTTCTGA